A region of Desulfovibrio sp. DNA encodes the following proteins:
- a CDS encoding NUDIX hydrolase translates to MKRQVICPHCGKTYSSYKNPTPTADVVIYAPDRGVVIIRRANEPVGFALPGGFIEEGECAETAAVREMCEETGLDVELTGLLGVYSRPDRDPRQHTLTVAFAGRPLNPDALQAGDDAAHAAFYPLDALPQPLVFDHAQILADFRAVLEGKRTLAGVQPRFDSPAAAPTHGEGA, encoded by the coding sequence ATGAAACGCCAGGTTATCTGTCCGCACTGCGGCAAAACATATTCAAGCTACAAAAACCCGACGCCCACTGCGGATGTGGTCATTTATGCGCCTGACCGGGGCGTGGTTATCATTCGCCGCGCCAACGAGCCGGTGGGTTTTGCCCTGCCCGGCGGGTTTATTGAAGAGGGCGAATGCGCCGAAACCGCCGCCGTGCGTGAAATGTGCGAGGAAACCGGGCTGGATGTGGAATTGACCGGGCTTTTGGGCGTGTATTCGCGCCCGGATCGCGATCCCCGGCAGCATACCCTGACCGTGGCCTTTGCGGGCAGACCCCTTAACCCTGATGCCCTGCAAGCCGGTGATGATGCAGCCCACGCGGCCTTTTATCCGCTGGACGCCCTGCCGCAGCCTCTTGTTTTTGACCACGCCCAGATTCTGGCCGATTTCAGGGCCGTGCTTGAGGGCAAACGCACCCTGGCGGGCGTGCAACCCCGGTTTGATTCGCCAGCGGCTGCGCCAACCCACGGGGAAGGAGCGTAA
- a CDS encoding UbiD family decarboxylase — MSYRNLQECVQDLEANGHLVRIDAEVDPHLELAAIQRRAFGAKAPALLFTRVKGTPFPMLSNLFGTRERLHFIFRRSLPAVEAVLTAKADPAAALKRPLQSLKALPGLVNMLPQVSRVRAEQATAVAPVLQCRCKLSDLPQLVCWPMDGGPFITLPLVYSEDPAKPGADASNLGMYRVQLGGNEYAADEVGLHYQIHRGIGAHHARALEMGKPLPVHIYVGGPPSLTVAAVMPLPEGLSELRFAGLLGGRRTEMASVAGLPLPVLAQADFCISGHIMPQCKPEGPFGDHVGYYSLTHDFPVLKVDAVYHRQGAIWPFTAVGRPPQEDTVFGDFIHELTGPLVPQVFQGVCDVHAVDAAGVHPLLLAVGSERYTPYEEDRRPRELITAGLHLLGTTQTALAKYVFLAAHEDAPGLSAREVPAFLQHLLERADFARDLHFITRSTNDTLDYTGAALNEGSKLVWASAGKKRRTLGTELTGTAADMPPLPEGFGLVRVCGPGLVAIGGPKHHMERNQPDPQMEALAQALAQWPGREAFPLVVVADDAEFCAQALDNFLWVAFTRSDPATDVYGVNATTQARHWSCEAPLVIDARLKPFHAPPLEEDAAVIRKVEALAAPGGPLHNYL; from the coding sequence ATGAGCTACCGCAATCTTCAGGAATGCGTGCAGGATCTGGAGGCCAACGGCCATCTGGTGCGCATTGACGCCGAGGTCGACCCGCATCTCGAACTGGCCGCCATCCAGCGGCGCGCCTTCGGGGCCAAGGCTCCGGCCCTGCTGTTCACACGGGTAAAGGGCACACCCTTTCCCATGCTTTCCAATCTTTTTGGCACGCGCGAAAGGCTGCACTTCATTTTTCGCCGCAGTTTGCCCGCCGTGGAGGCCGTGCTGACCGCCAAGGCCGACCCTGCCGCCGCGCTCAAACGCCCCCTGCAGTCGCTCAAAGCCCTGCCCGGTCTGGTAAACATGCTGCCGCAGGTGAGCAGGGTGCGGGCAGAGCAGGCAACTGCCGTGGCCCCGGTGCTGCAATGCCGCTGCAAGCTGAGCGACCTGCCGCAACTGGTCTGCTGGCCCATGGACGGCGGCCCCTTCATAACCCTGCCCCTCGTGTACAGCGAAGACCCCGCCAAACCCGGCGCGGATGCCTCCAACCTTGGCATGTACCGGGTGCAGCTGGGCGGCAACGAATACGCGGCCGACGAGGTGGGGCTGCACTACCAGATTCATCGTGGTATTGGCGCGCACCACGCCCGCGCCCTTGAAATGGGCAAGCCCCTGCCAGTGCATATTTACGTGGGCGGGCCGCCAAGCCTCACCGTGGCCGCCGTCATGCCGCTGCCCGAAGGCCTTTCGGAACTGCGCTTTGCCGGGTTGCTGGGTGGCAGACGCACGGAAATGGCCAGCGTTGCAGGCTTGCCCCTGCCCGTACTGGCTCAGGCCGATTTTTGCATCAGCGGGCATATCATGCCCCAGTGCAAGCCTGAGGGGCCCTTTGGCGATCATGTGGGCTATTACAGTCTTACGCATGATTTTCCCGTGCTCAAGGTGGATGCGGTCTACCACAGGCAGGGGGCCATCTGGCCCTTTACAGCCGTGGGCCGTCCCCCGCAGGAAGACACTGTTTTTGGCGACTTTATCCACGAGCTCACCGGGCCGCTGGTTCCGCAGGTTTTTCAGGGTGTGTGCGATGTGCACGCAGTGGACGCAGCGGGCGTACACCCTCTGCTGCTGGCCGTGGGCAGCGAGCGCTACACCCCGTATGAAGAAGACCGCCGCCCGCGCGAGCTGATCACTGCCGGGCTGCATCTTTTGGGAACCACCCAGACAGCCCTTGCCAAGTACGTGTTTCTGGCAGCGCACGAAGACGCACCCGGTCTTTCGGCCCGCGAGGTGCCCGCCTTTTTGCAGCACCTTCTGGAGCGGGCCGACTTTGCGCGCGACCTGCACTTCATCACCCGCAGCACCAATGATACGCTCGACTACACGGGCGCTGCCCTCAACGAGGGCTCCAAGCTGGTGTGGGCCTCTGCTGGCAAAAAAAGGCGTACACTGGGAACAGAGCTTACCGGTACTGCGGCAGATATGCCGCCCCTGCCAGAGGGCTTTGGCCTCGTACGCGTGTGCGGCCCCGGCCTTGTTGCCATCGGCGGGCCCAAACACCACATGGAACGCAATCAGCCCGACCCGCAGATGGAGGCCCTTGCGCAGGCTCTGGCCCAGTGGCCGGGCCGCGAGGCATTCCCGCTGGTGGTTGTGGCGGATGATGCGGAATTTTGCGCTCAGGCGCTGGACAATTTTTTATGGGTGGCCTTTACCCGGTCAGACCCGGCCACAGACGTGTACGGCGTCAATGCCACCACGCAGGCCCGGCACTGGTCGTGCGAAGCGCCGCTGGTCATCGACGCACGCCTCAAGCCCTTCCATGCCCCCCCACTGGAAGAGGACGCGGCGGTTATTCGCAAGGTGGAAGCCCTGGCAGCGCCGGGCGGCCCCTTACACAACTACTTGTAA
- a CDS encoding NAD+ synthase yields MKIALLQCNTVTGDVAGNMERIISTARQAGAAGADLCVTPELALCGVAPGHYLCAQGFAAGCLKALDVLAAELKDGPSLLVGAPVPSVYASGLLSNAAVLVEKGGWQVVSRKVYQNQGQNPSVAESTDEDARYFDRGISCGIVTMGGWRIGVVLCEDAQSEDGSFWKTRYASGHNPLMELVQRGVDALVHMAAAPFSVGAQETDEHLLSHVAARHHVHMFSVNMVGGNDSRVYNGQSLVFDPTGQLLARGKAFEEDVLVVDTARGQGAAKTPEPLASCVEEDYWRALVLGTRDFVCKCGVNKGIVAISGGMDSALVCSVAVEALGAENVTGVLLPSPHSSQGSLTDADKLAKNLGITTVTLPIGPLMEAFATALKPGLDLFEEKPGDVTFENVQARIRGTLITSLANRAGALVLNTGNKSEGAMGYCTLYGDSVGALAVIGDLTKTQVYAVGRWYNAHRGAEIIPDEIFTKAPSAELRPGQKDSDSLLPYEDLDPILEDLLQPAEAESGPLSPTRKEVRDKLFRAEFKRRQEPLAIYLSRTPFGGGWQTPVAGRFSLPEK; encoded by the coding sequence ATGAAAATCGCCCTATTGCAGTGCAACACCGTTACCGGCGACGTGGCCGGAAACATGGAACGTATCATCAGCACCGCCCGCCAGGCGGGAGCCGCCGGGGCGGACCTGTGCGTAACGCCCGAGCTGGCGCTGTGCGGCGTGGCCCCCGGCCACTACCTGTGCGCCCAGGGCTTTGCCGCGGGTTGCCTCAAGGCCCTGGATGTTCTTGCCGCCGAACTCAAGGACGGCCCATCGCTTCTGGTGGGCGCGCCCGTGCCCAGCGTGTACGCATCCGGTCTGCTTTCCAACGCCGCCGTGCTGGTCGAAAAGGGCGGATGGCAGGTTGTTTCGCGCAAGGTGTACCAGAATCAGGGGCAAAACCCCAGCGTGGCCGAATCTACCGATGAGGATGCCCGATATTTTGACCGTGGCATTTCGTGCGGCATCGTAACCATGGGCGGATGGCGCATTGGCGTTGTGCTGTGTGAAGACGCGCAGAGCGAAGACGGTTCATTCTGGAAAACCCGCTACGCCAGCGGCCACAACCCGCTTATGGAACTGGTGCAGCGCGGCGTGGACGCCCTTGTGCACATGGCGGCGGCCCCCTTCAGCGTGGGCGCGCAGGAAACGGACGAGCACCTGCTTTCGCACGTGGCGGCGCGGCATCACGTACACATGTTTTCGGTCAACATGGTGGGTGGCAACGACAGCCGCGTGTACAACGGGCAGAGCCTCGTGTTTGACCCCACGGGCCAGCTGCTTGCCCGTGGCAAGGCATTTGAGGAAGACGTGCTGGTGGTGGACACCGCCCGCGGGCAGGGCGCGGCAAAAACACCTGAGCCGCTGGCCTCGTGCGTAGAAGAAGACTACTGGCGCGCCCTTGTGCTCGGCACACGCGATTTTGTGTGCAAGTGCGGGGTGAACAAGGGCATTGTGGCCATTTCGGGCGGCATGGATTCTGCCCTTGTGTGCAGCGTGGCCGTGGAGGCTCTGGGCGCGGAAAACGTCACCGGCGTGCTTCTGCCTTCGCCCCACAGCAGTCAGGGCTCGCTGACAGATGCTGACAAGCTGGCAAAAAATCTGGGCATCACCACCGTGACCCTGCCTATCGGCCCGCTCATGGAGGCCTTTGCCACCGCCCTTAAGCCCGGCCTTGATCTGTTTGAAGAAAAGCCGGGCGACGTCACCTTTGAAAACGTGCAGGCCCGCATACGCGGTACGCTCATTACCTCGCTGGCCAACAGGGCCGGTGCGCTGGTGCTCAATACAGGCAACAAGAGCGAGGGGGCCATGGGTTACTGCACACTGTACGGCGATTCTGTGGGCGCGCTGGCGGTTATCGGCGACCTTACCAAAACCCAGGTGTACGCCGTGGGCCGCTGGTACAATGCCCACCGTGGCGCAGAAATCATACCCGACGAAATTTTCACCAAGGCTCCTTCGGCAGAGCTGCGCCCCGGTCAGAAGGATTCGGACAGCCTGCTGCCCTATGAGGATCTTGACCCCATTCTTGAAGATCTGCTGCAGCCCGCAGAGGCCGAATCCGGTCCGCTTTCACCCACCCGAAAGGAAGTGCGCGACAAGCTGTTCCGGGCCGAGTTCAAGCGTCGTCAGGAGCCTCTGGCGATCTATCTGAGCCGTACGCCCTTTGGCGGCGGCTGGCAGACACCCGTGGCGGGGCGTTTCAGCCTGCCCGAAAAATAG
- a CDS encoding L-threonylcarbamoyladenylate synthase: protein MSSRLVLNSDMAAQAPGAGNAAGAPAGMDLAQAARFLRGGGVIVFPTETFYGVGCLAAHADAVARVYQLKRRPVHKPLPLLAASTAQVDEVADLAAMPQGLVAFWPGPLTVLLPARACLPQALVNAQGLVAVRVTPHPLAAQLAIEAGGALTASSANLSGGESVRIPQQLDPALLDALQGMARQMPWTKECSGQAECVGEPQTQLPLLIGGPLPAGGLPSTVVEPLGSAQRGATGGRAGRSAGSTVRLRMVRAGAVSAAELVAAGFCVE from the coding sequence ATGTCTTCTCGTCTTGTGTTAAATAGCGATATGGCCGCACAGGCTCCGGGCGCGGGCAACGCCGCCGGGGCTCCTGCTGGCATGGATCTGGCCCAGGCGGCCAGATTTTTGCGTGGCGGCGGCGTTATCGTGTTTCCCACCGAAACCTTCTACGGGGTGGGCTGCCTTGCCGCCCATGCAGACGCTGTGGCAAGGGTGTACCAGCTCAAGCGCCGCCCCGTCCACAAACCCTTGCCCCTGCTGGCTGCCAGTACGGCCCAGGTAGACGAAGTGGCAGATCTGGCGGCCATGCCGCAGGGCCTTGTGGCTTTTTGGCCCGGTCCGCTTACGGTGTTGCTGCCCGCCCGTGCCTGCCTGCCACAGGCGCTTGTGAATGCCCAAGGGCTGGTGGCCGTGCGTGTGACCCCGCACCCTCTGGCGGCGCAGCTGGCCATTGAGGCCGGTGGGGCGCTTACTGCCAGCAGCGCCAACCTGAGCGGCGGGGAATCGGTGCGCATACCGCAGCAGCTTGACCCAGCCCTGCTGGATGCCCTGCAGGGTATGGCACGGCAGATGCCGTGGACCAAGGAATGCTCAGGGCAGGCGGAATGCGTGGGAGAGCCACAGACCCAACTGCCATTACTTATTGGCGGGCCACTGCCCGCTGGGGGGCTGCCGTCAACGGTGGTTGAACCCCTAGGCTCTGCCCAGAGGGGGGCAACTGGCGGGCGGGCAGGCAGATCGGCAGGCAGCACTGTTCGGCTGCGAATGGTTCGTGCCGGTGCGGTCAGCGCGGCGGAGCTTGTGGCGGCAGGCTTTTGCGTTGAATAG
- a CDS encoding serine/threonine protein phosphatase, giving the protein MKNILSHSGVIAALLLALPLVAFAPAITEAAQAPAAKKKAEQPAAAATSTSSNVNVYDKQPPVTDKELLDFLELLPQFRAWAKSNNEEAHPILRNGKADFLYSPNAAAWVQAHKWNPVRFFCVMGRMAAALSIVEEGNDMTGARSKDMPEVSDGELALARRHLGTMLKAGGDAPPINK; this is encoded by the coding sequence ATGAAGAATATTTTATCTCACTCTGGCGTCATTGCGGCGCTTCTATTGGCCCTGCCGCTGGTGGCCTTTGCACCGGCCATTACTGAGGCCGCACAGGCTCCCGCTGCCAAGAAAAAAGCGGAACAACCCGCTGCTGCTGCCACCAGCACAAGCAGCAATGTAAACGTGTACGACAAGCAACCTCCGGTGACGGACAAGGAACTGCTGGACTTTCTCGAGTTGTTGCCCCAGTTCCGTGCCTGGGCCAAGAGCAACAATGAAGAGGCGCACCCTATACTGCGCAACGGCAAGGCAGATTTTCTGTATTCGCCCAATGCCGCAGCTTGGGTGCAGGCGCACAAGTGGAACCCGGTACGTTTTTTCTGCGTAATGGGCCGCATGGCCGCCGCCCTCTCTATTGTTGAGGAAGGCAACGACATGACAGGCGCGCGGTCCAAGGACATGCCCGAGGTTTCAGACGGTGAGCTTGCGCTGGCAAGGCGTCACCTTGGAACCATGCTCAAGGCCGGTGGCGATGCACCGCCCATAAACAAGTAG
- the glpX gene encoding class II fructose-bisphosphatase produces MAEAPEKNLALDIVRITEAAALASARWLGRGDKEAGDGAAVDAMRVSFATLSIDGLVIIGEGEKDNAPMLYNGEKVGKGSGPSLDVAVDPVEGTNLLAYGRPNAISVVGVAPRGSMFNPGPSYYMQKLVVAREARNVVDLDAPVKDNLSNVAKAMGKSVQDLVVFVLDKPRHEKLIAEVRQAGARIQLQTDGDVAGALMAVDPRSEVDIMMGTGGTPEGVLAACAIKGMGGQILARLDPQSYVEKEAITEAGIDAREVLTVHDLVRSDDCFFAATGISGGDFLRGVRYSAKHAVTHSLVLRGKTGTLRYVESYHNMDRLAKISAVRY; encoded by the coding sequence ATGGCGGAAGCACCGGAGAAAAATCTGGCCCTGGACATTGTTCGCATTACCGAGGCTGCGGCCCTTGCGTCGGCCCGCTGGCTCGGTCGGGGAGACAAGGAAGCCGGAGACGGCGCTGCCGTTGACGCCATGCGCGTCAGCTTCGCCACCCTCAGCATTGACGGCCTGGTCATCATTGGCGAAGGCGAAAAAGACAATGCCCCCATGCTCTACAACGGCGAAAAAGTGGGCAAGGGCAGTGGCCCCAGCCTCGACGTGGCCGTTGACCCCGTGGAAGGCACAAATCTGCTGGCCTATGGCCGCCCCAACGCCATTTCGGTTGTGGGTGTCGCCCCGCGCGGCAGCATGTTCAATCCCGGGCCCAGCTATTACATGCAAAAGCTCGTTGTGGCCCGCGAGGCCCGCAACGTGGTTGATCTCGACGCGCCGGTAAAAGACAATCTGTCCAATGTGGCCAAGGCCATGGGCAAGAGCGTGCAGGACCTTGTGGTCTTTGTGCTCGACAAGCCCCGCCACGAAAAGCTCATTGCAGAAGTTCGCCAGGCAGGGGCGCGCATCCAGCTGCAGACCGACGGCGACGTTGCGGGTGCGCTGATGGCTGTTGATCCCCGCTCTGAAGTTGATATCATGATGGGCACGGGCGGCACGCCTGAAGGCGTACTGGCCGCTTGCGCCATCAAGGGCATGGGCGGGCAGATTCTGGCCCGTCTTGACCCGCAGTCGTATGTGGAAAAAGAGGCCATCACCGAAGCGGGCATTGACGCCCGCGAGGTGCTCACCGTTCATGATCTGGTGCGCAGCGACGACTGCTTCTTCGCGGCCACCGGTATTTCCGGCGGCGATTTCCTGAGGGGCGTGCGCTACAGCGCCAAGCACGCCGTAACGCATTCGCTGGTTTTGCGCGGCAAAACCGGTACCCTGCGGTATGTGGAGTCTTACCATAACATGGACAGACTCGCGAAAATCAGCGCGGTTCGGTATTGA
- a CDS encoding MarR family transcriptional regulator yields the protein MKKNGQKNTVELRIQKSMLKTLGHEAAHGPRSAPISLALLGIATRFQEIERQCCKFGTDVDIHMAEIHTIMAIHNNKGIHVGGLADCLGVTKGSVSELLRRLERKGLAYKAKDPLKMTRLNVFLTEKGKTANSSHMGFHSQLDGLVDETMATRSPEEIKTIVGFLNEIRDRLNAAEIEDD from the coding sequence ATGAAAAAAAATGGTCAAAAAAATACAGTGGAGCTGCGCATCCAGAAGTCCATGCTCAAAACGCTGGGGCACGAGGCTGCCCACGGGCCGCGTAGCGCGCCCATAAGCCTCGCCCTGCTGGGCATTGCCACCCGCTTTCAGGAAATAGAACGCCAGTGCTGCAAGTTTGGCACAGATGTGGACATCCACATGGCTGAAATCCACACCATCATGGCGATACACAACAACAAGGGCATCCATGTGGGCGGTCTGGCCGACTGCCTTGGCGTCACCAAGGGCAGCGTTTCAGAACTGCTACGCAGACTCGAACGCAAGGGGCTGGCCTACAAGGCCAAGGACCCGCTCAAGATGACACGCCTCAATGTTTTTTTGACGGAAAAAGGCAAGACCGCAAACAGCAGCCACATGGGCTTTCATTCGCAACTGGATGGACTGGTGGACGAGACAATGGCAACGCGCTCGCCCGAGGAAATAAAGACCATTGTGGGATTTTTGAATGAAATTCGCGACCGGCTCAACGCCGCCGAAATAGAGGACGACTAA